One genomic window of Hymenobacter sp. J193 includes the following:
- a CDS encoding tetratricopeptide repeat protein — protein MRNGYILMGWWLMSLLSAASAAAQPAGRNARLDSLEARLPQLAAPDTNRVNTLNELIWENRDSNPRRALSLATEALRLGRQLNHHRGLAKTYILRGIIYATTGRYPEAIADFEACRRQRAALQDWQGVAGAINNVGEVLAMQGRYQEAVRQYIRALKLEEKYGTPERIATDWANIGMVYQQMGRYREALRYHLQYLHLPGRTRDAHNDAQAHNIVGQDFAKLNQPDSAQAHYQHALRISQRAADRQNEAQALAGLGTLAGARQQAELARSYFLSALTLARQLDDQAAVATNLNSLGELALRQRQPAAAVPYFEEARRLSRRIQAAEAVRTALQGLATAYAQLSRYAEAYQFQQQVMQVKDSLLNEASARQITEMQVRYDTERKEAQNQLQAAQLRTQQQLLRRRNVQLLAGLVVMGLLGLVGWLLYTRQRLREQVAHEQERQQQEHRRVAAVLEAEENERRRIGSDLHDGIGQLLTAAKLNLHALDQRGSRSAEDQAALLHNAIDVVDESFREVRGISHNLMPNALMKQGLAAAVRDLTAKMTTYHSGPHIEVEVFGLNEERLPPTMESVLFRVIQELMQNVIKHAQAQHVTLQLVRNPTDLTVIVEDDGVGFDPLAPGKSGGIGLRNIQTRLTYLGGRAHIDTTPGHGTTVTLEVPLATQTGQLAPMRLSQSA, from the coding sequence ATGAGAAACGGCTACATTCTTATGGGTTGGTGGCTGATGAGTTTGCTGAGTGCCGCCTCGGCGGCTGCGCAGCCCGCCGGCCGCAACGCCCGCCTCGATTCCCTGGAGGCGCGCCTGCCCCAGCTGGCCGCGCCCGACACCAACCGGGTGAATACGCTCAATGAGCTGATCTGGGAAAACCGTGACAGCAATCCGCGCCGCGCCCTCAGCCTGGCCACCGAAGCCCTGCGCCTGGGCCGGCAGCTTAATCATCATCGGGGCCTGGCCAAAACCTACATTCTACGCGGCATCATCTACGCCACCACCGGCCGCTACCCCGAGGCCATTGCCGACTTCGAGGCCTGCCGCCGCCAGCGTGCTGCCCTCCAGGACTGGCAGGGCGTGGCCGGGGCCATCAACAACGTGGGCGAAGTGCTGGCTATGCAGGGCCGCTACCAGGAAGCTGTGCGCCAGTATATTCGGGCGCTGAAGTTGGAGGAAAAATACGGCACGCCCGAACGCATTGCCACCGACTGGGCCAACATTGGCATGGTGTACCAGCAGATGGGCCGCTACCGCGAAGCCCTGCGCTACCATTTGCAGTACTTGCACCTGCCCGGCCGCACCCGCGACGCCCACAACGACGCTCAGGCTCACAACATCGTGGGGCAGGACTTTGCCAAGCTCAACCAGCCCGACTCGGCGCAGGCTCACTACCAGCACGCTTTGCGCATCAGTCAGCGGGCCGCCGACCGCCAGAATGAGGCGCAGGCCCTGGCCGGCCTGGGCACGCTGGCCGGGGCCCGGCAGCAGGCGGAGCTGGCGCGCTCCTACTTTCTGAGTGCCCTCACCCTGGCCCGCCAGCTCGACGACCAGGCGGCCGTAGCTACCAACCTCAACTCTCTGGGTGAGCTGGCCCTGCGCCAGCGCCAGCCGGCGGCGGCCGTTCCCTATTTTGAGGAAGCCCGCCGCTTGAGCCGCCGCATCCAGGCGGCCGAGGCCGTGCGCACGGCTCTGCAGGGACTGGCCACGGCCTACGCGCAGCTGAGCCGCTACGCCGAGGCCTACCAGTTTCAGCAGCAGGTGATGCAGGTAAAGGATTCTTTGCTGAATGAAGCCAGCGCCCGTCAGATAACCGAAATGCAGGTGCGCTACGATACGGAGCGCAAGGAAGCCCAGAACCAGCTGCAGGCCGCTCAGCTACGCACCCAGCAGCAGCTGTTGCGCCGCCGCAACGTGCAGCTGTTGGCCGGCCTGGTGGTGATGGGGTTGCTGGGGCTGGTGGGCTGGCTGCTCTACACGCGGCAGCGGCTGCGCGAGCAGGTGGCTCACGAGCAGGAACGCCAGCAGCAGGAGCACCGGCGGGTGGCAGCGGTGCTGGAAGCCGAGGAAAACGAGCGGCGCCGCATCGGCTCCGATCTGCACGACGGTATTGGTCAGCTGCTCACGGCAGCCAAGCTCAACCTGCACGCCCTCGACCAGCGAGGCTCCCGCTCTGCTGAGGACCAGGCTGCGCTTTTGCATAACGCTATTGATGTGGTGGATGAGTCCTTCCGGGAAGTGCGCGGCATCTCGCACAACCTCATGCCGAACGCCCTCATGAAGCAGGGCCTTGCCGCGGCTGTGCGCGACCTGACCGCCAAAATGACCACCTACCATAGCGGCCCCCACATTGAGGTAGAGGTATTTGGGCTGAACGAGGAGCGGCTGCCGCCCACGATGGAAAGCGTGCTGTTTCGCGTAATCCAGGAGCTGATGCAGAACGTCATCAAACACGCCCAGGCCCAGCATGTTACTCTGCAGCTGGTGCGCAACCCAACCGATCTGACCGTTATTGTGGAGGATGATGGCGTGGGCTTCGACCCGCTGGCTCCGGGCAAAAGCGGGGGCATCGGGCTGCGCAATATTCAGACGCGCCTGACCTACCTGGGCGGGCGGGCCCACATCGACACCACGCCTGGCCACGGCACCACTGTAACGCTGGAAGTGCCCTTGGCGACGCAAACCGGGCAGCTTGCCCCCATGCGCCTCAGTCAGTCTGCCTGA
- a CDS encoding response regulator transcription factor — protein MYPASAFVAAPSIPVLLVDDHQLVLEGVRVLLQDETDLPVVATANSGAEALRRLRDHPEVQVAVVDLNMPQMSGVQLTHAIREAHPQVHVLALSMFHDHASVQEVLAAGGSGYLLKNTNAAELSTAIRRVAAGRTFFNAEVGATLLDHLDVPVTREQTDRPVPLTTREQEILQLIAGEYSNADIADKLFISERTVETHRKNIFTKTKSKSIVGLIQYALRYKLISV, from the coding sequence ATGTATCCCGCTTCTGCTTTCGTGGCTGCCCCGAGTATTCCCGTCCTGCTGGTCGATGACCACCAGCTGGTGCTGGAAGGTGTGCGGGTGCTGCTGCAGGATGAAACCGACCTGCCCGTAGTGGCCACCGCCAACTCCGGCGCCGAGGCCCTGCGCCGACTGCGCGACCACCCGGAAGTGCAGGTAGCCGTGGTTGACCTGAACATGCCCCAGATGTCGGGCGTGCAGCTTACGCACGCCATCCGCGAGGCGCACCCCCAGGTGCACGTGCTGGCCCTGAGCATGTTTCACGACCACGCCTCGGTGCAGGAAGTGCTGGCCGCCGGGGGCTCGGGCTACCTGCTCAAAAATACCAACGCCGCCGAGCTGAGCACTGCCATTCGGCGCGTGGCGGCCGGCCGCACCTTCTTCAACGCCGAAGTGGGCGCGACCCTCCTCGACCACCTCGACGTGCCCGTGACCCGTGAGCAGACCGACCGGCCCGTGCCGCTGACTACTCGCGAGCAGGAAATTCTTCAGCTCATTGCTGGGGAGTATTCCAACGCTGACATTGCCGACAAGCTTTTCATCAGCGAGCGAACGGTGGAAACCCACCGCAAGAACATCTTCACCAAAACCAAGTCCAAGTCCATCGTGGGCCTGATTCAGTACGCGCTGCGCTACAAGCTGATTTCGGTGTAG